A window of Mucilaginibacter paludis DSM 18603 contains these coding sequences:
- the ltrA gene encoding group II intron reverse transcriptase/maturase — MVTNHKKVEAEGKQGELFKRRRREIPDAERVETLRGKLYQKAKQERKYKFYVLYDKLFIPYMLRAAWKQVKANDGVAGIDGIRISDVERGGVETYLHTLGEELRKQTYRPEAVKRVMIPKANGGERPLGIPTVKDRIAQTVCKMILEPIFEADFKEVSHGFRPGRSSKDAMTAIKGHLQAGKTEVFDADLSKYFDTIPHDKLLKTLKERISDPRILRLISMWLKVPVFEDGQFKGGKKNEFGTPQGGVISPLLSNIYLHLLDRIVTKPESIFSRMGVSIVRYADDFVLMGKVIPKEVLDRLKMILGKMGLTLNELKSKQIQSEQAPFSFLGHTIRYDKSLVSRNGRYWNISPSKKSEQRLRSGLSEYLKKRGHSPASEIVEELNSRIRGWLNYYIIKGVSYVQVSKRRLRNYLHEKLNRYYNRKSQRKCKLYRQRAFEALVQKKGLIDPTKYAF; from the coding sequence ATGGTAACAAATCATAAGAAGGTCGAAGCAGAAGGGAAGCAGGGCGAGCTGTTTAAAAGACGGCGGCGTGAGATCCCGGATGCGGAAAGAGTAGAAACACTCCGGGGGAAACTATATCAGAAAGCCAAGCAGGAGCGGAAGTACAAGTTTTATGTGCTGTATGATAAGCTGTTCATACCGTATATGCTAAGGGCAGCGTGGAAACAGGTTAAAGCCAATGACGGCGTAGCCGGAATAGACGGAATCCGGATATCAGATGTAGAACGGGGAGGCGTAGAAACCTACCTGCACACACTGGGAGAAGAATTACGAAAGCAAACCTACCGTCCGGAAGCAGTAAAACGGGTGATGATCCCGAAGGCCAATGGCGGGGAACGGCCCTTAGGCATACCCACGGTAAAAGACAGGATAGCCCAGACGGTATGTAAAATGATCCTTGAGCCGATATTCGAAGCAGACTTTAAAGAAGTTTCGCACGGGTTCAGGCCTGGGCGGAGTTCAAAGGATGCGATGACAGCGATCAAGGGGCATTTGCAGGCAGGGAAGACGGAAGTATTTGATGCAGACTTAAGCAAGTATTTCGACACGATCCCGCATGATAAACTGCTAAAAACGCTCAAAGAGAGGATCAGCGATCCAAGGATACTAAGACTGATCAGCATGTGGCTGAAAGTGCCTGTATTTGAGGACGGACAGTTTAAGGGCGGGAAGAAAAATGAGTTTGGCACCCCACAAGGCGGCGTGATATCACCGTTGCTGTCTAATATCTATCTACATCTACTGGACCGGATAGTAACAAAACCGGAAAGTATATTTAGCAGGATGGGCGTATCGATAGTCAGATACGCGGACGATTTCGTACTGATGGGGAAGGTCATACCTAAGGAAGTACTTGACAGACTGAAAATGATACTGGGGAAGATGGGATTGACCTTGAATGAACTCAAGAGCAAACAAATCCAATCGGAACAGGCGCCTTTCAGCTTCCTGGGGCACACGATCCGGTACGACAAGAGCCTGGTGTCCAGAAATGGACGCTACTGGAATATATCTCCGAGCAAAAAATCAGAGCAGCGATTGCGGAGTGGGTTAAGTGAATATCTGAAAAAGCGCGGTCATAGTCCGGCAAGTGAAATAGTAGAAGAGCTTAATAGTCGTATCCGGGGATGGCTGAACTACTATATCATAAAAGGAGTCAGCTACGTACAGGTGAGCAAACGTCGGTTACGAAATTATCTTCACGAAAAGCTCAATCGCTACTACAACCGCAAGAGCCAAAGAAAGTGTAAGCTTTACAGACAAAGAGCTTTTGAGGCCTTGGTTCAAAAGAAAGGACTAATAGACCCAACAAAATACGCTTTCTGA
- a CDS encoding IS110 family RNA-guided transposase, giving the protein MKQGTQLDFSGQTIFVGIDVHKKSWKVSLRSTHMELKTFSQEPSPKALSGHLQQNYPSADYRLVYEAGFCGFGYQRQFSELGMSCIVVNPADVPLTDKEKQRKSDTVDCRKLSKTLSEGALKGIFVPGIEQQDDRGIIRVYQQMIKDQTRYKNRIKGWLNFQDQSVTVDTDKYWSNHYICLLKALCLPSSARINLDILLQGYQQTRIMVLTATREVRALSRQPRYQQIIKLIRTIPGIGEITALLFVTEIGDIERFDSLDALCGYIGLVPDMHSSGDQKIILGLTKRAHHQLREKLIEASWIAVRLDPAMTLAFNNLCKKMKKNKAIIRIAKKMLNRIRFVMKNQKPYVTSVVK; this is encoded by the coding sequence ATGAAACAAGGTACACAATTAGATTTTAGCGGACAAACTATTTTTGTTGGCATAGATGTCCACAAGAAGTCCTGGAAGGTCAGCCTTCGCAGCACCCATATGGAGCTAAAGACGTTTTCCCAGGAACCTTCACCTAAGGCCTTAAGCGGGCATCTACAACAGAACTATCCTTCGGCCGATTACAGGCTCGTTTACGAAGCCGGTTTTTGCGGCTTTGGCTATCAGCGACAGTTTAGTGAGCTGGGGATGTCCTGCATCGTCGTAAATCCTGCCGATGTCCCGCTGACAGACAAGGAAAAGCAGCGCAAATCAGATACGGTCGATTGCCGGAAACTCAGTAAAACATTAAGTGAAGGAGCCCTGAAAGGTATCTTCGTGCCTGGCATCGAGCAACAGGATGACCGCGGTATTATCCGTGTTTACCAGCAAATGATCAAAGATCAGACACGCTATAAGAACCGAATAAAAGGATGGCTTAACTTCCAGGACCAGTCGGTGACGGTAGACACCGATAAATACTGGTCGAATCATTATATCTGCCTGCTCAAGGCCCTTTGCTTGCCTTCATCAGCACGGATCAACCTGGATATTCTGCTACAGGGATACCAGCAGACCCGTATCATGGTACTCACAGCCACCAGGGAAGTCAGAGCCCTATCCAGGCAGCCACGTTATCAACAAATTATAAAACTGATCCGGACCATCCCCGGTATAGGCGAGATTACCGCCTTATTATTTGTCACAGAGATCGGCGACATTGAACGCTTTGATTCCCTGGATGCCTTGTGTGGATATATAGGCTTGGTACCGGATATGCATAGTTCCGGCGATCAAAAAATCATATTGGGGCTCACTAAAAGAGCTCATCATCAATTACGGGAGAAGCTTATCGAGGCCTCTTGGATAGCTGTCAGGCTCGACCCGGCCATGACGCTGGCTTTCAATAACCTTTGCAAAAAAATGAAAAAGAATAAGGCCATCATCAGGATAGCTAAAAAAATGCTCAACCGGATACGGTTCGTTATGAAGAATCAAAAACCTTACGTAACTTCGGTTGTCAAATAA
- a CDS encoding DUF5522 domain-containing protein: MLEEHVDYYINDDGNFVFTEAYHLKRGFCCKNGCLHCPWKQPVNQEETKK; the protein is encoded by the coding sequence ATGCTTGAAGAGCATGTAGATTACTATATTAACGACGATGGTAATTTTGTTTTTACAGAAGCTTACCACCTAAAACGAGGCTTTTGTTGTAAAAATGGATGCTTACATTGCCCTTGGAAGCAGCCCGTAAATCAGGAAGAAACCAAGAAATAG
- the coaE gene encoding dephospho-CoA kinase (Dephospho-CoA kinase (CoaE) performs the final step in coenzyme A biosynthesis.), producing the protein MLKIGITGGIGSGKSTISKVFEVLGIPVFYADDQAKKVMTDDPILIDAIKSTFGDESYFADGALNRKYLAGIVFKDDVQLAKLNAIAHPATFRAFDKWLSHVGHVPYILKEAALLFESGSYKLCDKSLMVFAPFEMRMARVLLRDNITRAEAESRNAKQFDDEKKLNMADYVIKNDDSQLVIPQVLDLHREFLKLAGK; encoded by the coding sequence ATGCTTAAAATTGGTATAACAGGTGGTATTGGCAGTGGCAAAAGCACCATCAGTAAAGTATTTGAAGTATTAGGTATCCCTGTTTTTTATGCGGACGACCAGGCCAAGAAGGTGATGACAGATGATCCGATTTTAATTGATGCCATCAAATCAACCTTCGGCGATGAATCTTATTTTGCTGACGGCGCGTTAAACCGCAAATACCTGGCAGGCATTGTTTTTAAGGATGATGTGCAATTAGCTAAGCTGAACGCCATAGCCCATCCGGCAACTTTTCGCGCTTTTGATAAGTGGCTCAGCCATGTTGGCCATGTACCCTATATTTTAAAAGAGGCTGCCTTGTTGTTTGAAAGCGGATCGTACAAATTATGCGACAAGAGCCTGATGGTATTCGCCCCGTTTGAGATGCGCATGGCGCGTGTTTTATTGCGCGACAATATCACCAGGGCCGAAGCCGAGAGCCGCAACGCCAAACAGTTTGATGATGAGAAGAAGTTGAATATGGCTGATTATGTAATTAAGAATGACGATAGCCAATTGGTTATACCACAGGTGTTGGATTTGCACCGCGAATTTTTAAAGCTGGCGGGTAAGTAA
- the yajC gene encoding preprotein translocase subunit YajC, with protein sequence MISTILLQAAGGAQYTQYIMMGLIVVVFYFFMIRPQIKKQKDQKKYVDEMKKGDKIVTTAGIHGKVVEIADVTILVEVDNGVKIRFDKSAISLEASKALNPPVTKA encoded by the coding sequence ATGATTTCAACTATTTTATTACAGGCCGCAGGTGGCGCGCAGTACACACAGTACATCATGATGGGACTGATCGTCGTGGTATTTTACTTTTTCATGATCCGTCCGCAAATTAAAAAACAAAAAGATCAGAAAAAATATGTCGACGAAATGAAAAAAGGCGACAAAATAGTAACTACAGCAGGTATACATGGCAAAGTGGTAGAGATTGCCGATGTTACCATCCTGGTAGAAGTTGATAACGGCGTTAAAATCCGTTTCGATAAATCGGCTATTTCACTGGAAGCATCTAAAGCTTTAAACCCACCGGTAACTAAAGCTTAA
- a CDS encoding MarR family winged helix-turn-helix transcriptional regulator, with amino-acid sequence MQIDKEIQSDKFEDDYHRVTINILFTYGWLGNLMRGQFEKHNITQQQFNVLRILRGQYPKPATVNLLKERMIDKMSDASRIVDRLVQKQLVTRCTNNKDRRAVDIRISDQGLEILSKMDSEYKAKDYFRPNLTEEEARQLSALLDKMRG; translated from the coding sequence ATGCAGATAGACAAAGAAATACAGAGCGATAAGTTTGAAGATGATTACCATAGGGTAACTATAAATATATTGTTTACCTACGGCTGGCTCGGCAACTTAATGCGCGGCCAGTTTGAAAAACACAACATTACCCAACAGCAATTTAATGTGCTGCGTATTTTGCGCGGGCAGTATCCTAAACCCGCCACTGTTAATTTGTTGAAGGAGCGGATGATTGATAAAATGTCGGATGCATCGCGTATTGTTGATCGCTTGGTGCAAAAGCAATTGGTAACCCGATGTACCAACAATAAAGACCGACGCGCTGTTGATATCCGCATTAGCGATCAAGGTCTTGAGATTTTGTCTAAAATGGATTCCGAATATAAAGCTAAAGATTACTTTCGGCCCAATTTAACCGAAGAAGAGGCCAGGCAATTAAGTGCTTTGCTGGATAAAATGAGAGGGTAG
- a CDS encoding DUF1573 domain-containing protein produces MKRIFLGIITAGMLAACHQSNKTQQSNTTTETTVSAPGTTPAGAPVDTANAPIIRFEKDSYNFGKINQGDKVSYDFKFTNAGKTPLIITDAVASCGCTKPDWPKEPIKPGDKGVIKVVFNSAGKDGLQDKLITITGNTVPTQSVVHLVGEVIAPKSAK; encoded by the coding sequence ATGAAAAGAATATTTTTAGGAATCATTACCGCAGGAATGTTGGCCGCCTGCCATCAGTCTAATAAAACGCAGCAATCAAACACAACAACAGAAACCACAGTGTCGGCTCCGGGTACAACACCGGCAGGCGCACCCGTTGATACGGCCAACGCGCCAATCATCAGGTTTGAAAAGGATAGCTATAATTTTGGTAAGATTAACCAGGGCGATAAAGTATCGTACGATTTTAAATTCACTAATGCTGGCAAAACACCGCTTATTATTACCGATGCTGTGGCATCATGCGGTTGCACCAAGCCCGACTGGCCAAAGGAACCCATTAAACCTGGCGATAAAGGGGTTATTAAGGTGGTTTTTAACAGTGCCGGTAAAGATGGTTTGCAGGATAAGTTAATTACCATTACAGGTAATACCGTGCCAACACAAAGTGTGGTTCATCTGGTGGGCGAGGTAATAGCGCCAAAGTCAGCTAAATAA
- a CDS encoding CdaR family protein translates to MAIIKLSKNEQRRLSVFFTCLVLAFGAWILTMLSNQYNYTVKIVVDFINPPVRRSFRSLQSDTVDATVQGNGWNLLFSRMNMDDKRVAINLKTLDSRNYILLSAQLKSINEKRLVNQQIVSFNPDTLYFDFSSRAIKRVPVQLQYNIKFKRQFIISDDILLNPNYVTISGPAENIAKIKFWKTDSLTASDVEDPIDQNVPLQPVKESNMSIYPKSVRVHVPVSEFTEKTVEVPVKLINNKNYYNVKIFPQKVKITFTVPLIKYSETDEHAFEAVADLNLWQEQGAKQLPVKVKFIPPFCKLVSVQPQNLDFIVKQ, encoded by the coding sequence ATGGCAATAATTAAATTATCAAAAAACGAACAAAGGCGCTTATCGGTGTTTTTTACTTGCCTTGTTCTGGCTTTTGGAGCCTGGATATTAACTATGCTGTCAAACCAATACAATTACACGGTTAAGATAGTGGTTGATTTTATTAATCCCCCGGTCCGAAGATCGTTTAGATCCCTCCAGTCGGATACCGTGGACGCTACTGTTCAGGGAAACGGCTGGAACTTGTTGTTTTCCCGAATGAATATGGATGATAAACGAGTGGCTATTAATTTAAAAACGCTCGATAGCCGGAATTATATTTTATTGAGCGCTCAACTTAAATCCATTAACGAAAAACGACTTGTAAATCAGCAAATCGTATCCTTCAATCCCGATACTTTATATTTTGATTTTTCGTCAAGGGCAATAAAGCGGGTACCCGTCCAGCTGCAGTATAACATTAAGTTTAAAAGGCAGTTTATCATATCAGATGATATTTTGCTTAACCCCAACTATGTAACGATTTCGGGCCCGGCAGAAAATATTGCTAAAATTAAGTTTTGGAAAACGGATTCGTTAACGGCAAGTGATGTGGAAGATCCCATAGATCAGAATGTTCCGCTGCAGCCCGTTAAAGAATCTAATATGAGTATTTATCCTAAAAGTGTGAGGGTACATGTGCCGGTTAGCGAGTTTACCGAGAAAACAGTTGAAGTGCCTGTGAAACTCATCAACAATAAAAACTACTATAATGTTAAAATCTTCCCTCAGAAGGTTAAAATTACATTTACAGTACCGTTAATTAAATATTCCGAAACGGATGAGCATGCCTTTGAGGCTGTTGCCGATTTGAATTTATGGCAAGAGCAAGGGGCAAAACAGTTGCCGGTGAAAGTTAAGTTTATCCCCCCTTTTTGCAAGTTAGTGAGTGTACAACCTCAGAATTTAGATTTTATAGTTAAACAGTAA
- the nusB gene encoding transcription antitermination factor NusB, translated as MLNRRHLRVKVLQSLYAYYQSEKKDLRLHEKALIQSVDSVHEMYIWMLSLINDVVQYADTDATGRANKHLPTEADLKPNLKILSNTFIHSLNKNKDYLAAVKKYKILWDFDPELTKSLFSSLKNSPDYAAYLDKTDDTVHSDKDIIKFIFKKVILKSSLAEQFFEDKFIYWPVDRDVLQALIAKTFKNFSFEEAEKNKLAEVVVNWVDDREYIVSLFQHTIRYDEMFQEWITAKTQNWEPERIAMMDTLLMKMAIAEFVYFPSIPVKVTINEYLEISKEFSTPKSNSFINGILDKILFELKAEGKIKKTGRGLME; from the coding sequence ATGCTAAATAGAAGGCACCTGCGGGTCAAAGTATTACAGTCGTTGTATGCTTATTATCAGTCTGAAAAAAAAGATCTTCGTTTACACGAGAAAGCTTTAATACAAAGCGTTGATAGTGTTCACGAAATGTACATCTGGATGTTATCGCTCATCAACGACGTTGTACAATATGCAGATACTGATGCTACAGGGAGGGCAAACAAACATCTGCCAACTGAGGCTGATCTGAAGCCTAATTTAAAAATATTGAGCAATACCTTTATCCACTCGCTCAATAAAAACAAGGATTATCTTGCCGCAGTAAAAAAGTATAAAATATTATGGGATTTTGATCCGGAGCTCACCAAATCGTTGTTCTCCAGCTTGAAAAATTCGCCCGATTATGCCGCTTATCTTGATAAAACGGACGATACCGTTCATTCTGACAAGGATATCATTAAATTTATCTTTAAAAAAGTAATTTTAAAATCATCCCTGGCCGAACAGTTTTTTGAAGATAAATTTATTTATTGGCCGGTAGATCGCGACGTATTGCAGGCATTGATTGCAAAAACGTTCAAGAATTTTTCTTTTGAAGAAGCCGAGAAAAATAAATTGGCGGAAGTGGTTGTGAACTGGGTAGACGACAGGGAATATATTGTAAGCCTGTTTCAGCACACCATCCGTTACGACGAGATGTTCCAGGAATGGATAACTGCCAAAACCCAAAACTGGGAACCCGAACGTATAGCGATGATGGATACCCTGCTCATGAAAATGGCCATTGCCGAGTTTGTTTATTTCCCCTCAATCCCGGTAAAGGTTACCATTAACGAGTACCTTGAAATTTCGAAGGAATTTAGTACGCCAAAGAGTAATTCATTTATAAACGGTATCTTAGACAAAATTTTATTTGAGCTTAAAGCCGAAGGGAAAATCAAAAAAACAGGCAGGGGATTAATGGAGTAA
- a CDS encoding Glu/Leu/Phe/Val dehydrogenase dimerization domain-containing protein, giving the protein MPAPTSNNTSVFSQLSVFGHQKVVYCNDEATGLKAIIAIHDTTLGPALGGTRMWPYKSENDALQDVLRLSRSMTYKAAITGLNLGGGSTVIIGDSRKDKNEALLRMYGKFIKNLNGEYITAEDVGTNTRDMEYIRMETQYVTGVPESIGGSGDPTPVAARGVYMGIKGCLKELYGNDNLAGKSVAVQGTGHVGENLVKLLREENAKVYVSDIDEDRLRQVAKKYGAEAVEHNSIFDLDVDIYAPCALGATINSKTINQLKCAIIAGSANSQLEDEQLHGKMLLEKGILYAPDYVINAGGLINLYSEIAGFNKKRTMQLTENIYDAIRNVLKLSKTENISTVVAANKIAEKRIADIKKIKTSF; this is encoded by the coding sequence ATGCCAGCACCAACCTCAAATAATACATCTGTATTTAGCCAGTTAAGTGTGTTTGGGCATCAAAAAGTTGTTTATTGCAACGATGAGGCAACCGGTTTAAAAGCCATTATAGCTATTCATGATACCACACTGGGTCCTGCTTTAGGCGGTACCCGTATGTGGCCTTATAAATCAGAAAACGATGCTCTTCAGGATGTTTTGCGCCTTTCGCGCAGCATGACGTATAAGGCGGCCATTACAGGTTTAAACCTGGGCGGCGGTTCAACCGTGATCATCGGCGATTCGCGTAAGGATAAAAACGAAGCCTTGCTGCGTATGTATGGCAAGTTTATTAAAAACCTGAATGGCGAATATATTACAGCCGAAGATGTAGGCACTAATACCCGCGATATGGAGTATATCCGGATGGAAACCCAATATGTTACTGGTGTGCCCGAAAGCATTGGCGGTAGTGGCGATCCTACACCTGTTGCTGCGCGTGGCGTGTACATGGGTATTAAAGGATGCCTGAAGGAGTTATATGGAAATGACAACCTGGCCGGCAAATCAGTAGCTGTACAGGGTACCGGGCATGTGGGCGAAAATTTAGTGAAGCTGCTTCGCGAGGAGAATGCCAAGGTATATGTAAGCGATATTGATGAGGACCGTTTGAGGCAGGTTGCCAAAAAATACGGTGCCGAAGCTGTTGAGCATAACAGTATATTTGATTTGGATGTTGATATTTATGCTCCATGTGCTTTGGGAGCCACTATTAACAGCAAAACCATAAACCAGTTAAAATGCGCTATCATAGCCGGATCGGCAAACAGCCAGTTGGAGGATGAGCAATTACATGGGAAAATGCTGCTTGAGAAAGGTATTTTATATGCTCCTGATTATGTAATTAATGCAGGCGGCTTAATTAACCTTTATTCGGAAATTGCCGGTTTTAATAAAAAACGTACCATGCAGCTAACCGAAAATATTTACGATGCTATACGTAATGTATTGAAGCTATCAAAAACCGAAAATATATCAACCGTAGTAGCGGCAAATAAAATTGCCGAAAAAAGAATTGCTGATATTAAAAAAATTAAAACATCATTCTAA
- a CDS encoding MBL fold metallo-hydrolase, translating into MILADFIVFNDNGLYCHYGDFYLDPKLPVNKAVISHAHGDHAVGGNTNVYCTAATAAFMALRNGKTAAKEFHLKEFNDSFLIGDVLITLISAGHILGSAQVLMEFKGVKYLYTGDYKVQPDDTCEPIEWVKADVLITESTFAHPGTQHPGAVEEIKKLNNIKTNILLGAYALGKSQRLINLINTWCPQKKILVHHKIMPVNLIYEKFGFHLGQYQMYGRKLMKQQNEYVYIVPPFTFDSYFKATGVKRLFASGWKNLQTNAQDTLFISDHVDWNDILNCVKFVEPTQIWTLHGDGAHLKRYFEGSIEVKLLK; encoded by the coding sequence ATGATATTAGCCGACTTTATTGTTTTTAACGACAATGGCCTTTATTGCCATTATGGTGATTTTTACCTTGACCCTAAACTGCCTGTAAACAAGGCCGTGATATCACATGCCCATGGCGACCATGCCGTTGGCGGCAATACCAATGTTTATTGTACCGCTGCCACTGCCGCCTTTATGGCTTTGCGTAACGGTAAAACTGCCGCGAAGGAGTTTCATTTGAAGGAATTTAACGATTCTTTTTTAATAGGCGATGTATTGATCACGTTGATATCCGCAGGCCATATACTGGGCTCGGCGCAGGTGCTGATGGAATTTAAGGGCGTAAAATACCTGTATACGGGCGACTATAAAGTACAACCCGATGATACCTGCGAGCCTATTGAATGGGTTAAAGCGGATGTGCTGATTACCGAAAGCACCTTTGCCCATCCAGGCACACAACACCCCGGCGCCGTCGAAGAAATTAAAAAGCTGAACAATATTAAAACCAATATTTTATTAGGTGCGTATGCTTTAGGAAAAAGCCAGCGTTTAATCAACCTGATCAACACCTGGTGCCCGCAAAAAAAGATTCTGGTACATCATAAAATAATGCCTGTTAATTTAATTTACGAAAAATTTGGGTTCCACCTGGGCCAATATCAAATGTATGGCCGTAAATTAATGAAGCAACAGAACGAATATGTTTACATTGTTCCTCCCTTTACATTTGATAGTTATTTTAAGGCAACGGGTGTTAAACGCTTGTTTGCATCTGGATGGAAAAATTTGCAAACTAATGCGCAGGATACGTTGTTTATATCTGATCATGTAGACTGGAATGATATTTTAAACTGTGTTAAATTTGTTGAGCCAACCCAAATATGGACTTTACATGGCGATGGTGCACATTTGAAGCGTTATTTTGAAGGTTCAATTGAAGTTAAATTATTGAAATAA